In Providencia hangzhouensis, the DNA window CGTATGCAACGGAGAAATGCCGTCAAGAAGAGCCAATGTTACAAACCGTTGGTGATCGCCAAGTCAAATGCCATATGCCGCTGGATGATATGGGGAGGCCAACATTATGAGTGATAAACAACACACTCCATTGCTCAAAGCGGTGGATTTGAAAAAATATTATTCCGTCAAAAGAGGGGTTTTTGCTGCTGAAAAAACCTTAAAAGCATTGGATGGAGTCTCTTTTGAGCTAGAACGAGGTAAAACACTGGCCGTGGTTGGGGAGTCGGGGTGTGGTAAATCGACATTAGGTCGTTTATTAACCATGATTGAGCAACCTTCTGAGGGCGAGTTGTATTACCAAGACCAAAACTTGTTAGTAAAAGATAAGTCTGCAGAGAAACTGCGTCGCCAAAAAATCCAAATTGTGTTTCAAAACCCTTATGGCTCTTTGAATCCACGTAAAAAGGTGGGGCAAATTTTGGAAGAGCCGTTATTGATTAATACTTCACTGTCGAAAGAGCAGCGCAAGGAAAAAGTATTATCGATGATGGCTAAAGTGGGTTTAAAAACAGAGCACTATAGCCGATATCCTCACATGTTTTCTGGTGGTCAACGCCAGCGTATCGCGATAGCACGTGGTTTAATGCTTGACCCTGACATTGTGGTTGCAGATGAACCCGTTTCCGCACTGGATGTTTCTGTTCGTGCTCAAGTATTAAATCTGATGATGGATTTACAGCAAGATTTAGGTTTGTCTTATGTCTTTATTTCACATGATTTATCGGTGGTAGAGCATATTGCTGATGAAGTCATGGTGATGTATTTAGGCCGCTGTGTGGAGAAAGGAACAAAAGAGCAGATTTTTAATAACCCTCTTCACCCTTATACTCAAGCGTTATTATCAGCGACACCAAGGTTGAACCCAGACGCTCGGCGCGAACGTATTAAGTTAACGGGAGAGTTACCAAGCCCTTTAAACCCACCACCGGGGTGCGCATTTGCAGCGCGTTGCCGTAGAGCATTTGGTCAGTGTACTCAATTTCAACCAACATTGAAGGAATATAACCAACAGTTAGTTGCGTGTTTTGCGGTTGATGAAGATGAAAAACAAACGGTTGTCGTGAGTTAAGGAGTGAAACGGTGGAAAGGCTAACTTTCTGCCGTCTTTTATTCTAGTGCCACTTTAAGCCGCTTTAACATGCTGTTTGTCCTAAATACCCAATCTTTCTTTTTAAGCTACTCTTTTACGGATAAAATCAAGTATACTGACTGATGTTTCCGTTTTCTTTAAAAAGCTGCTTGATTAGAAAGGTTGTGGCCAAATGAATACCCGAGTCCAACGCTCACTAACATTAAAAAGTATGGTCGTATTCTTTATGATTACGCTACTATCACTTGCGCTTTTTTTAGCTATTCAATTCAGTTACTTAGTTGAACAACGTAAGCAAGATTATTTAGACCAGCTCAGTAACGCTGTAGTGCAAATTCAAAAACCATTAACAGATTCCCTCCTAAGCTCCGACCTTAATGAAGTTAAACGGCTGCTGATAAGCTTAAAGACATCAGGCATTATGGGAAACGCGATTATTACTGTTGATGGCACAACGGTAATGAACCTAAGCTTTGCAACGCCGAAGCCGATACCCAATTGGGTTACCCATTTTGTGGGGATCCCTGTCGAAATGACCGTACCATTGTATGCGTATGGAAATGTTGTGTTGCAAGCGAAGCCCCAAGGGTATTTAACATTACAAGTGGATCCTAACCGTGTTTATCGGTTTGCGCTAAATACCCTTGCTTTGATGACAACAACTTATTTATTGTTGGTACTCATTATTGCTATTGGAATGACGTGGTGTGTCAGTCGTATGATAATAAGGCCGCTACGTAAAATCGCAATTGAATTACAGACAAATTCTGAAGTTAATCAAATTGTTGTGCCTGAATATCATCGTGACGATGAGCTCGGTTTACTTGCAAAAGGGTATAACCGTCAAAGAAAACAGCAAAAATCAGATTAAGTCATGAACATGAACTCAGCTTTATGGTCTAATATCGTTATAGTGGTAACAATGAAAAATGGAATAAAGCCAAACTATATCGTTTAACCCGATAAGTTCATGTTTTTCGTTAATTTATCTGTTGCTATTTGCGGTTAAATATAAAGATATAAAACACATAGGGGTTTACATGCAGGGCTTGAAAGTTCGGTATATCATTGGTGTTGTATTATTCTCAGTCGCGCATTTAGCGGGAGCTGAGCCTTTACAACCTGATCCAGCATGGCAGCAAGGGAAGCTAGAAAATGGCTTTAGCTGGCAATTATTACAAACACCGCAACGTCCTAATGATCGTATCCAGCTTAGATTAGCAATTAAAACAGGCTCATTAACAGAAAAAGCGAGCGAAAAAGGGTACAGTTACCTCATTCCTAAAATGGCGTTGCTTCATCAAACTGAAGCATTTCCAACAGCAACATTACAAGATTTCTGGCGTCAGGCCACAGACCCTGACATGCCAATTCCACCCGCTGTTGTTTCTTATGACTACACCATTTATAGCTTAAGTTTACCGAATAATCGCCCGGACTTAATTAAGCAAGCACTCAGCTGGTTAGCAACTTCTGTTGCAGGAGCTGAGTATACAGAAACGACATTACATAATGGTTTGACAGCACAAAATGTCCCAGTTGCAACACTTCCTTTAAATGCCAATGATCCCGTTTGGCGAGCGCGTTTAAAGGGGTCAACGATGATGGGGTATGACCCAGGCCAAAAACCGAATGATGTTGTAGCTCTTGATAGTGTGAATTCTTTTTATCAAAAATGGTACACACCGGACGTCATGACATTATATGTAGCGGGCCATGTTGATTCTCGAATGTTATCTGATTCAATTTCACAAACTTTCTCATCATTAGAAGGTAGGCGCTCTGAACCTGTTTCTGTTGCAGTACTATCGGCGGTAAAACCACAATCTATTGATATTTTACAGGAACAGCCTGCACAGGATACGCTTTCATTAATTTGGGATATTGATTGGCTCCCCATTAAAGACTCAAATGTTTTACTGCGTTATTGGTCGAGCGATTTAGCACGTGAAGCGGTTTATCGTTCTTTGCAAAAAGCGTTCAATCAAAAATTTAATCAAGGAGAAGTTGTTCCGGGGTTAGATTGTCGTGTGCAATATCAGAAAGCCAGTTGTACGTTAACGGTGACAGCAGCACCTGAAAAAATGGCAGCGGTAACGGATATTGTTGCGAGTGAGCTTGCATCGATTAACCAAAATGGTATTGCTGCTGAGCTATTTGACGATATGCTTAAAGAAAAACAAGTGCAGTTATCGCAACTATTTGCAGCCTATGCGCGTACGAGTACTGATGTTTTGATTAGCCAACGTTTGATTTCCCAACAAAATGGGGTGGTTGACATTGCTCCTGAACAATACCAGCGGTTAAGGCAATCTTTCTTGGCATCACAAAGCCTTGAACAGGTGAATATGGAAGCCCGTCGGTTATTATCTCAAGAGGCAGCGTTTGTATTAGCGCAGCCAAAAGATAAACAAATGATGGATGCAGAACAAATTCGCCAGAAATTTACCAAGGTGTTATGGCCCCAAATTGCTGCGCCAGTACCAACAGAAGCCGCTCCCGCTGCACCAGCAGAAGAAAACCACACCTCACAATAAGCATGAAAAGATAGATATATGAAAAGATAGTCATTGAATGATTCAGTGGCTACCTTTTCATTAATGTTATTGGCTTAATAGCGATTCAATAACGCGAATTAGAGTCTCTCGCGACTCTCTGTCATCAACAAATCCTGCCGCACTGATTTTTGCTTCTGGTGCGTAATAGGCTGCAGACCCCCAAAAGCCTAAATGGGAATACAGGGTGATACCATTGACCACATTAACCATAATGCCTAATCGGTAAAGTTCTGCACCTTCGTGAGAGCCCATACTAAGCATCGTCTTTAGCGTGTTCGGTGATGAAAAAATATCCCCCTCAAACAAGGCTTCTAGGAAGGTAGCCATTTGTTTCGATGACATAACTAAACCCCCACCGCCATAGGTATCCATGGAAGCATGAATATGTGTTCCATCCAATTTACCTAAATATTGACGAGCCCGTGGTGCTGCGATTTGCGGCGGTTGTTCTAATGACTCCCAATAGGCGCTCTCGAGACCAATAGAATCGAAATGCAAAAGTTCCCTAACAGCTAGGCCAAGAGATTGCCCCGTAATCCGTTCAATAATATCACCGAGCAAAATATAACCCGTATCTGAATAGATAAAGGATTTTGCAGGCGAAAACGTTGGAAATTGTTTACGCATGTACATTTCGATTTGTTCTGTTCGGCTCCAAACATAGTTAGGTTGTTTGAGAACGGCTTTTAGATAGTCTCCATCTGCATGGTCTAGCAGGCCACTACTGTGCTCCAGTAAATGGCGGATAGTGATAGCGTGAGTATTATATTGGGTACTGAGTAGCGTATTATATTGAGGGTCAATATATTCAGATATTGCATCATCAATACTGAGTTTTTCCATTTCAGCAAGACGTAAAATTGCAGCTGCGGTAAATGTCTTTGTATTACTGGCAATTCGTAGTGGTGTATCAACAGTAAGAGGCCTACCTTCAATATCCATTCCTCTAGCACAGAAGGCACCCACGCTATTTTTGCTTTGATTATGATAGTAAAGGACGACGCCACAAGTTAAATTTTCGAGTTGTTGAATAGAGGTGGTCATAATAATCTCATTATTGAATGATTAAGATGAGGATATATGGCATCTTAATCATATCTATACGATCCCTGTACGCTTTAAATGCGCTTAAAGTGACAATATGGCGATGACACAATGGCCAGTGTTTTTTCTTTTTATATAAATTTGGTGCTATGTTTATCCTCAATATAAGAACATAAAATGTACCCAGACATTGAAGTAAAGGAAATAACATGAATAGCTCGAATATATTTCTACAACGGTTAGGTTTGCGTTATCCCATCACACAAGCCCCAATGGCGGGAGTTTCCACTCCGGCGCTAGCCGCTGCGGTTTCAGAAGCTGGAGGGCTTGGCTCACTAGGCCTAGGCGCAAATTCAGTAGAACAAGCTCGCCAATTGATTACTCAAACACAAGCACTGACAAGTAAAGCATTCAATGTCAATTTATTCTGCCATTTACCTGCGAAACGTCATCCTGATAATGAACTGGCATGGAGCCAGTATTTAGCGCCTTATTTCGCTCAATTTAATGAGACTCCTCCTGCTTATCTTAATGAAATTTATCACACTTTTTTAGATAACTCAGAAATGTTATCTATGTTACTTGAAACAAAACCTGCGGTAGTGAGTTTTCATTTTAATATTCCATCCATCGAGGTGGTACAGCAATTGAAACAACATGGTATTTATACCATGGCGACAGCAACGAATTTACAAGAAGCACAACAAATTGAATTGGCTGGAATTGATGCTGTTGTTGCACAAGGTATTGAAGCGGGAGGGCATCGAGGCATGTTTGATTTGCAGGCTTTAGATGAAGAACTCACTACTTATGAATTAGTGACATTAATCTCCCAGTATATTGATTTACCTGTGATTGCAGCGGGTGGCATAATGGATGGGCAAGATATCAATAGGGCTTTAGAGTGCGGTGCTGCTGCCGCTCAATTAGGCACTGCATTTTTGCTTTGCCCTGAATCTGCCGCGAACGCAGGCTATCGGGCTAAGATCAAATCGCAAACAGCGGATCACACTCAACTAACTTCTGCTATTTCAGGGCGCCCAGCGAGAGGGATTATTAATCAATTTATTCGAGCAGGTAACGGCTATGAGACAAGTCAATTACCTGATTATCCATTGGTTTATGATATTGGTAAGCAGCTCAATGCAGCAGCAATGAAGTTAGGTAGTGATGAGTTTGCGGCATATTGGGCGGGGCAGAATGTGGCGAAAGCTCGTGAGATGTCTGCGTCTTTATTGGTTAGAACGTTGGCAGAAGAAATGAAACGCTAGTTTTAAACAGTGGTAGGGCGGTTTGTCTTACCGCCCCAGTAAGTTGTTATTTAATTATTTCGTTATCCAATGAACCTTTTGGCTCATCAGTCGCTATCCAAGCTGCACAAAATAAGGTTAAACGCGCAAAGAAGTAAAAGAATGCCATTAGGCCAAGCACTGAACCAAACGCGGCTCCAGAAGGTGACGAGGCAAGGTTAGGTAAAATCCATGTCATGATGGATTTAATGATTTCAAATCCAATAGCTGCAAGCAATGTTCCTTTAAATAGTGACCTGCGGCGATGCTGCATACGCGGTAGGATCCAAAAAATCCATAAAAATAGTAGGAAATTAGCTGTAATTGATATTGTTAAACCAATCAGTGTCCAAGCAGGTTTAAGCCATTCTATACCATCTAACCCAAGCGTACTGACAATCGTTGCTTGTGCAGAGCCAGCAACAGAGGTAAGTGTAATTGTCACAATTAAGGCAATAAGTAGGCCAATTAAGGCAAAGAAGTCGCGAATGTAGCGGAAAATAATATTTTCATGTTCATCTTCATTACGTTCCCATACAGAACGTGATTGTGCCAAAATAGCTAAACGTAAGTTATTAACCCAATTAACCCCTGAGTACACGGCTAAAGCCAACCCTGTCAGCCCAACTGTCGTACGTTGGCGGATTGCGGTGTCTATTGTTCTTTCTAATGTATTTGCGAGCGTAGGGTCAGTAATATTTGCAGAAATTCCACGAACTAATTTTTCAAGCAATTCAGGATTACTGGCTAATACAAAACCGGCAGCGGCGAATGAAAACATTAAAACGGGAATTAAAGAGAGAAAGGAGAAATAGGTAATTGCAGCCCCAAACTGGTTCCCCATTCGGTCATTAAAACGTTGCACGGTACGAATGATGTGAGCAATAAAAGGAATTGCACAAATAAAGTTCACAACTCGCATTGAGAAGGTCACTGCTTTTTTACTGCCATCAATACTTTTATTCAGTGTCGCTTTCAGTTTATTAGTATCTTTCTGTTCTTCTTCCTGCGTATTCGACATTTAATCCCCTTTTCCCGCAACTAAAAGTTGTCTGACTTTTCGACCTATTTAATGCCTATAAATGAATGATATGCATAATACTATAGCTTAAATTGGACAGTAACTTCATCCCAATGACTGTTTTAAGAGACAAATAGTCATTGGAACGTTTGTTTAAAGTCAAAGCAACTGGTTAATTAATCAGAGGAAAAGGGGCGTTAGAAATTAAAGCGCATCTTTATAAACTTGCAGTTCAGCTTGGGCTTCTTTTAATTCTGCTTGAGCTTCTGCGAGTTTTCTTTCACGTTTTTTAATTTTACTACTGTCATCGCCTTTTAATTTTTCTTCCTGCAGCTCAGCTTCGCGTTCCTGCACTTTTTCTGTTTTCTCAGCTACATCTTTTTGACTATCACGATATAAAGATTCTGGAGTGCAATAACGATTCACATTATCTAATGCTTCTTCTAAGCCTTTAACTCGATGCTGATTACCATGTTGTTTTGCGTAATCAATTTGTTCTTGAATGCGTTGTTTCTTTATTTCGCAGCCATTTTGTGTTTTTGCCGCCATTACTGATGCGCTAGCAAAAAAGGAAATACAAATACTAGTTGTAAGGAGTAGTTTATTCATCATTTACCTCTGTTTATTTTAAAATTTGTGTTTAGGATAGCGTTTTATTTCTTTTCAGTCATGTGAATTTTAACACAGCTATGGTTATGACATTTGTAGTCAATTTTAGCTATAATGACGCGGATGAATAAATCCGGTCTATTTTTTGTTCAAAAGGGCTATCTTTAAAGAACCTATTTAATAATAGTCATCTTAGTGGCTAGTATTGAATTTCCTCAGGAAACAAACGTTACATGTTAAGTTATCGTCACAGCTTTCACGCAGGCAACCATGCTGATGTGTTAAAACACACAGTACAGAGCTTGATCATTGAATCTCTGAAAGAGAAAGAAAAACCGTTTCTGTATTTAGATACACATTCAGGTGCTGGCCGTTATCAATTAACGGGGGAACATGCAGAAAAAACAGGTGAATATCTTGAAGGGATTGCGCGTATTTGGGAGCAACCTGATTTGCCTGAGGAATTATTGCCGTATATGAATATTGTGCGCCAATTGAATGATAATGGGCGTTTACGCTATTACCCAGGTTCACCATTATTAGCAAAATATTTATTACGTGAACACGATAAGCTGGTATTAACTGAACTACATTCGAGCGATTATCCATTATTACGTACAGAATTTTCACGGGATAACCGCGCGCAAGTTTTCAAGGAAGACGGCTATCAACAACTAAAATCGAAACTACCCCCACAGAGTCGACGTGGCTTTGCGCTGATGGACCCTCCTTATGAGATGAAGACGGATTATGAAGCGGTCGTGAAAGGGGTGGTGGAAGGCTATAAACGCTTTGCAACAGGAACATATGCAATTTGGTATCCTGTTGTATTACGTCAACAAATTAAGCGTATGGTCAATCAATTAGAAGCAACAGGCATTCGTAAAATATTACAAATTGAATTGGCGGTACGTCCTGATAGCGACCAACGTGGGATGACGGCATCCGGTATGATAGTGATCAACCCACCTTGGAAACTTGAGCAGCAAATGAAGAATGTGCTGCCATGGTTACATAAAACACTCGTCCCAGAAGGCACTGGGCATACGTTAGTTGAGTGGATTGTGCCAGAGTAAACTGTATTTTTGATAGGTAATACCGATTAAATTAACAGGTGTTATCTATCGTAAAGCGCTATTTATGCCATGACAATCAATAGTATGATGCGAGAAAATGCATTCATAAATCATTCAATCAATGGGAATAACCAAATTATGAGCAAACATTACGACTATATCGCAATTGGTG includes these proteins:
- the dppF gene encoding dipeptide ABC transporter ATP-binding subunit DppF, which gives rise to MSDKQHTPLLKAVDLKKYYSVKRGVFAAEKTLKALDGVSFELERGKTLAVVGESGCGKSTLGRLLTMIEQPSEGELYYQDQNLLVKDKSAEKLRRQKIQIVFQNPYGSLNPRKKVGQILEEPLLINTSLSKEQRKEKVLSMMAKVGLKTEHYSRYPHMFSGGQRQRIAIARGLMLDPDIVVADEPVSALDVSVRAQVLNLMMDLQQDLGLSYVFISHDLSVVEHIADEVMVMYLGRCVEKGTKEQIFNNPLHPYTQALLSATPRLNPDARRERIKLTGELPSPLNPPPGCAFAARCRRAFGQCTQFQPTLKEYNQQLVACFAVDEDEKQTVVVS
- a CDS encoding HAMP domain-containing protein produces the protein MNTRVQRSLTLKSMVVFFMITLLSLALFLAIQFSYLVEQRKQDYLDQLSNAVVQIQKPLTDSLLSSDLNEVKRLLISLKTSGIMGNAIITVDGTTVMNLSFATPKPIPNWVTHFVGIPVEMTVPLYAYGNVVLQAKPQGYLTLQVDPNRVYRFALNTLALMTTTYLLLVLIIAIGMTWCVSRMIIRPLRKIAIELQTNSEVNQIVVPEYHRDDELGLLAKGYNRQRKQQKSD
- a CDS encoding insulinase family protein translates to MQGLKVRYIIGVVLFSVAHLAGAEPLQPDPAWQQGKLENGFSWQLLQTPQRPNDRIQLRLAIKTGSLTEKASEKGYSYLIPKMALLHQTEAFPTATLQDFWRQATDPDMPIPPAVVSYDYTIYSLSLPNNRPDLIKQALSWLATSVAGAEYTETTLHNGLTAQNVPVATLPLNANDPVWRARLKGSTMMGYDPGQKPNDVVALDSVNSFYQKWYTPDVMTLYVAGHVDSRMLSDSISQTFSSLEGRRSEPVSVAVLSAVKPQSIDILQEQPAQDTLSLIWDIDWLPIKDSNVLLRYWSSDLAREAVYRSLQKAFNQKFNQGEVVPGLDCRVQYQKASCTLTVTAAPEKMAAVTDIVASELASINQNGIAAELFDDMLKEKQVQLSQLFAAYARTSTDVLISQRLISQQNGVVDIAPEQYQRLRQSFLASQSLEQVNMEARRLLSQEAAFVLAQPKDKQMMDAEQIRQKFTKVLWPQIAAPVPTEAAPAAPAEENHTSQ
- a CDS encoding serine hydrolase domain-containing protein; its protein translation is MTTSIQQLENLTCGVVLYYHNQSKNSVGAFCARGMDIEGRPLTVDTPLRIASNTKTFTAAAILRLAEMEKLSIDDAISEYIDPQYNTLLSTQYNTHAITIRHLLEHSSGLLDHADGDYLKAVLKQPNYVWSRTEQIEMYMRKQFPTFSPAKSFIYSDTGYILLGDIIERITGQSLGLAVRELLHFDSIGLESAYWESLEQPPQIAAPRARQYLGKLDGTHIHASMDTYGGGGLVMSSKQMATFLEALFEGDIFSSPNTLKTMLSMGSHEGAELYRLGIMVNVVNGITLYSHLGFWGSAAYYAPEAKISAAGFVDDRESRETLIRVIESLLSQ
- a CDS encoding NAD(P)H-dependent flavin oxidoreductase — protein: MNSSNIFLQRLGLRYPITQAPMAGVSTPALAAAVSEAGGLGSLGLGANSVEQARQLITQTQALTSKAFNVNLFCHLPAKRHPDNELAWSQYLAPYFAQFNETPPAYLNEIYHTFLDNSEMLSMLLETKPAVVSFHFNIPSIEVVQQLKQHGIYTMATATNLQEAQQIELAGIDAVVAQGIEAGGHRGMFDLQALDEELTTYELVTLISQYIDLPVIAAGGIMDGQDINRALECGAAAAQLGTAFLLCPESAANAGYRAKIKSQTADHTQLTSAISGRPARGIINQFIRAGNGYETSQLPDYPLVYDIGKQLNAAAMKLGSDEFAAYWAGQNVAKAREMSASLLVRTLAEEMKR
- the yhjD gene encoding inner membrane protein YhjD; the protein is MSNTQEEEQKDTNKLKATLNKSIDGSKKAVTFSMRVVNFICAIPFIAHIIRTVQRFNDRMGNQFGAAITYFSFLSLIPVLMFSFAAAGFVLASNPELLEKLVRGISANITDPTLANTLERTIDTAIRQRTTVGLTGLALAVYSGVNWVNNLRLAILAQSRSVWERNEDEHENIIFRYIRDFFALIGLLIALIVTITLTSVAGSAQATIVSTLGLDGIEWLKPAWTLIGLTISITANFLLFLWIFWILPRMQHRRRSLFKGTLLAAIGFEIIKSIMTWILPNLASSPSGAAFGSVLGLMAFFYFFARLTLFCAAWIATDEPKGSLDNEIIK
- a CDS encoding DUF1090 domain-containing protein, which produces MNKLLLTTSICISFFASASVMAAKTQNGCEIKKQRIQEQIDYAKQHGNQHRVKGLEEALDNVNRYCTPESLYRDSQKDVAEKTEKVQEREAELQEEKLKGDDSSKIKKRERKLAEAQAELKEAQAELQVYKDAL
- a CDS encoding 23S rRNA (adenine(2030)-N(6))-methyltransferase RlmJ; the protein is MLSYRHSFHAGNHADVLKHTVQSLIIESLKEKEKPFLYLDTHSGAGRYQLTGEHAEKTGEYLEGIARIWEQPDLPEELLPYMNIVRQLNDNGRLRYYPGSPLLAKYLLREHDKLVLTELHSSDYPLLRTEFSRDNRAQVFKEDGYQQLKSKLPPQSRRGFALMDPPYEMKTDYEAVVKGVVEGYKRFATGTYAIWYPVVLRQQIKRMVNQLEATGIRKILQIELAVRPDSDQRGMTASGMIVINPPWKLEQQMKNVLPWLHKTLVPEGTGHTLVEWIVPE